From the Tripterygium wilfordii isolate XIE 37 chromosome 6, ASM1340144v1, whole genome shotgun sequence genome, one window contains:
- the LOC120000823 gene encoding chromatin modification-related protein EAF1 B-like isoform X4 translates to MGGVVDGGVGIGVKTSMPRAAVEKAQADLRQEYDIREERRRELEFLEKGGNPLDFKFRNAVSVSIQSTSLTDHPAEHLVISEAKGSFALTASPLGDSVESSGRPGVDTVYEPNSADNLLLFNGENEPLEVKRKPKHPCGRNNVAPSEHSSRTGGTKNAKEAEDSAIFRPYARRNRSRPNRDGVRSSSTDVVQSDVVHGSSLPARGLPRDVKGVSESNNQKNLIVKGISESIDQKSLNATSVSKPKLATSNGDMVSRTSNQSSSKLDGMQSAEVITRHGKGSVTDGRLNVTASVSVRDNQKDQLSDVGAQQIPATMALEEPDVVGGNESEVGVDPVCPPCPPMEKAKNETGPVQLNGFGALKGDRRSMGNEAQNSHLAFGTKVLDSESSCSQNTQSLDINNDNEVCIKRKIVNTNGISEDEKLEHEGTQNLANVEMVHGKNELDAVGSSAVVNEGHDSFYQDNTGNDSLVKVEEEMLASKFDMENAAKKTNMEGVQQKDNIVSETDVKKVGNLVGDKSNLITENLSSGIPQGSVGCFVHELPETTLSGRIFAAAPDLQTCSSNHSKLADKAREDSILEEARTIEAKRKRIAELSIGTSTSEIRRKSHWDFVLEEMAWLANDFAQERLWKMTAAAQVCRRVACTSRTRSEEHDQCSKVKKVAHTIAKAVMQFWHSAEALLKSDGPNNCKHDVAVSRKVDGDETSTYKSRELEKEAGKVLEVQRSGENIAFPVQAYAVRFLKYISSPVPSIQAEAPATPDRISDLGTMDMSWDDHLTEESLFYAVPSGAMEGYRKSIVSHVMQCEKTGNSLQEEVETSMHDAVAEFGYHESAYDEDEGETSAYYLPGPLESSKPSKSAQKKRRNIMRSYNARSYEAGADLPYGHGTVGYQHPMLLGKRPANSLNVGSIPTKRMRTASRQRVISPFGVGATGVLQATTKTDASSGDTSSYQDDQITMHGGSHIQRSMEVESGGNFEKQVLYDYAETSTKPKKKKKTKNPGSAYEHGWQLDSSLYNEQRDHSKRRMESHLMDSNGTGGLYGQHNAKKPKIIKQQLESTFDNIIPISGSTPSPVASQMSNMSNPNKFVKLIGGRDRGRKSKTLKMSAVQPGSGSPWSLFEDQALVVLVHDMGPNWELVSDAINSTLQFKCIFRKPKECKERHNILMDRSTGDGADSAEDSGTSQSYPSTLPGIPKGSARQLFQRLQGPMEEDTIKSHFEKIIMIGKKQQYRKSQNDNLEAKQIVAVHNSHVLALSHVVPNNLNGVVLTPLQLCDALNPDVLSLGYQSSHVSGLPMSNQGSVASVIPTSGANSTLQGSSGVVVGSHLSSPSGQQNASTRDSRYGVARTSLTVDEQQRMQYSHMLGGRSMQQPNLSASGVLPGADRGVRMMPGGNGMMCGMNRSMPMSRPGFQGMPSAAMLHSSSMLSSSGVGMPSSVNMHSGAGSGQGNSMLRPHEALHMIRPGHSPEHQRPMMAPDIQMQVSQANSQGNTVLNGLSSTFSNQTSPAAGQTYPGHPQQHQMSPRQSHVISNPHHPQVQGSNHPTGPQQQAYALRLVKERQMQQRFLQQQHQHQHQHRHLATSSALMPRLQPQPRAPISSSLQNSSQIQSQTQTQPVSLPPLTPSSPMTPMTLPHQQKPNMPSHGFNRNPQTGASGLNNQTGKQRQRQPQQQQFQQSGRHHPQQRQNVQSQQQAKHLKGMGRGNMPAHQNLGVDSSHLNSLSDASGSQGVEKGEQMMHLMQGQGLYSGSSLSPVQQSKPLVTQSSNHSQSQQKLFSGPTPPLSKQVQHMPSQSDCSSQSQVPPVGSSQALTNAHQVVPAPVVTSNHQQLQGQPQLHQKQFNHSQPSAQRMLQQRVNLDPSNKSQVDQAPADQQAVNSASQMGANTTVEMPRADMDSTSVVPVVPSAVAPQWKPPETLYDSGMLNPATQVDSVGSTPLLNSDGNDPIPSISHGLVQRQLSGGLPHGHNSGAQRQLHLQQSPTPQPPSQQRYQPQEQQENSKQEQQQSPPAHMPLQQMQPLQAAQGSLYIRPTNSKLE, encoded by the exons ATGGGAGGGGTTGTTGATGGTGGAGTTGGCATTGGAGTCAAAACCTCTATGCCTCGGGCTGCCGTTGAGAAAGCCCAAGCAGATCTTAG ACAGGAATATGACATCCGCgaggaaagaagaagagaactaGAGTTTCTGGAGAAA GGTGGTAATCCATTGGACTTCAAATTCAGAAATGCAGTTTCTGTTAGTATCCAGTCAACTTCGCTCACTGATCACCCTGCTGAACATTTGGTGATCAG TGAGGCCAAAGGTAGTTTTGCACTGACTGCATCACCTCTTGGAGATTCCGTAGAGAGTAGTGGTAGACCAGGGGTTGATACTGTTTATGAACCGAATAGTGCTGATAATCTCTTACTTTTTAATGGTGAAAATGAGCCACTTGAAGTTAAAAGGAAGCCAAAACACCCTTGTGGAAGAAATAATGTTGCTCCATCAGAACACTCTTCCCGGACGGGTGGGACAAAAAATGCCAAAGAAGCAGAAGATTCTGCAATTTTTCGCCCATATGCTCGAAGGAACAGGTCCAGGCCAAATCGTGACGGTGTTCGATCAAGCTCCACTGACGTGGTTCAGAGTGATGTTGTCCACGGATCTTCCTTGCCTGCTCGCGGGTTGCCCAGGGATGTAAAGGGGGTATCTGAATCAAACAACCAGAAGAACCTGATTGTAAAGGGGATATCTGAATCTATCGACCAGAAGAGCCTGAATGCAACTtctgtttctaagccaaaacttGCAACTTCAAATGGTGATATGGTTTCCAGAACCAGTAACCAGTCAAGTTCAAAGTTGGATGGCATGCAGTCTGCAGAAGTGATTACCAGGCATGGCAAAGGGAGTGTGACTGACGGTAGGTTGAATGTTACAGCATCCGTAAGTGTGAGGGATAACCAAAAAGATCAACTTTCAGATGTTGGTGCTCAGCAAATTCCTGCTACTATGGCTTTGGAGGAACCTGATGTCGTTGGAGGAAATGAATCGGAAGTTGGAGTAGATCCTGTATGCCCACCTTGTCCTCCTATGGAAAAGGCTAAGAATGAAACTGGTCCAGTTCAGCTGAATGGATTTGGTGCCTTAAAAGGAGACAGGAGAAGCATGGGAAATGAAGCCCAAAACAGCCATCTAGCATTCGGAACAAAAGTATTAGATTCAGAGTCTTCCTGTTCACAAAACACCCAAAGCTTAGATATAAATAATGATAATGAAGTTTGCATTAAGAGAAAAATTGTCAATACAAATGGAATTTctgaagatgaaaaacttgAACATGAAGGAACACAGAATTTAGCCAATGTTGAAATGGTGCATGGGAAGAATGAGTTGGATGCTGTTGGAAGCAGTGCTGTCGTTAATGAAGGCCATGATTCTTTTTATCAAGACAATACAGGAAATGATTCTCTAGTCAAAGTCGAGGAAGAAATGCTTGCAAGTAAATTTGACATGGAAAATGCGGCAAAGAAAACCAACATGGAGGGAGTGCAACAAAAGGACAATATTGTATCGGAGACTGATGTAAAAAAAGTGGGTAACTTAGTGGGTGATAAGTCCAACCTCATCACAGAAAACCTTAGCAGCGGAATTCCTCAGGGCTCGGTAGGTTGCTTTGTCCACGAGCTTCCTGAGACTACTTTGTCAGGAAGAATTTTCGCTGCTGCCCCTGACCTTCAAACATGTTCTAGCAACCACTCAAAATTGGCAGACAAGGCTCGCGAAGATTCGATTTTAGAAGAGGCGAGAACTATAGAG GCAAAACGCAAGAGGATTGCGGAGTTGTCTATTGGTACCTCGACTTCGGAGATTCGCCGAAAGTCTCACTGGGATTTCGTCCTCGAGGAGATGGCATGGCTGGCAAACGATTTTGCACAG GAGCGTCTTTGGAAGATGACTGCTGCTGCTCAAGTTTGTCGTCGGGTTGCTTGCACTTCTCGAACGAGGTCTGAAGAGCATGATCAATGTTCAAAGGTTAAAAAGGTTGCGCACACCATAGCAAAGGCTGTCATGCAGTTCTGGCATTCAGCAGAGGCACTTCTTAAAAGTGATGGTCCAAATAACTGCAAGCATGACGTGGCTGTATCAAGGAAAGTTGATGGGGATGAAACTTCCACGTACAAGAGTAGAGAACTTGAGAAG GAGGCAGGGAAAGTGTTAGAGGTACAACGTTCTGGAGAAAATATTGCGTTTCCAGTTCAGGCATATGCAGTAAGATTTTTGAAATATATCAGCTCTCCTGTGCCTTCTATCCAAGCCGAAGCACCAGCAACTCCTGACAGGATATCGGATTTAGGCACTATGGATATGTCATGGGATGACCATCTCACGGAA GAAAGCCTCTTCTATGCAGTTCCATCTGGTGCTATGGAAGGTTATAGAAAATCTATTGTTTCTCATGTGATGCAGTGTGAG AAAACTGGCAATAGCTTGCAAGAGGAAGTTGAGACATCTATGCATGATGCTGTAGCAG AATTTGGATATCATGAGAGTGCATATGATGAGGATGAAGGAGAGACAAGTGCATATTATTTGCCTGGACCTCTTGAAAGTAGCAAGCCATCAAAATCTGCTCAAAAGAAACGAAGGAACATAATGAGGTCATATAATGCACGATCATATGAGGCTGGAGCTGATTTGCCATATGGACACGGCACAGTTGGATACCAACATCCTATGTTGTTGGGCAAAAGGCCTGCAAATAGTCTAAACGTTGGTTCAATCCCAACAAAGCGCATGCGTACTGCTTCCAGACAGAGGGTTATAAGTCCTTTTGGTGTTGGGGCTACTGGGGTTCTGCAGGCTACGACGAAGACAGATGCTTCAAGCGGGGATACTAGTTCTTATCAGGATGACCAGATCACTATGCATGGTGGATCCCATATCCAGAGAAGTATGGAAGTTGAGTCTGGTGGGAATTTTGAAAAGCAAGTGCTGTATGACTATGCAGAGACATCAACAAAacctaaaaagaagaaaaagacaaagaacCCG GGTTCTGCCTATGAGCACGGTTGGCAACTGGATTCATCGCTTTATAATGAACAG AGGGATCATTCTAAAAGAAGAATGGAGAGTCATCTTATGGATTCAAATGGAACTGGTG GCTTGTATGGGCAACATAATGCAAAAAAACCAAAGATAATAAAGCAACAGCTGGAGAGCACCTTTGACAACATCATTCCAATATCTGGATCTACTCCTTCTCCTGTGGCATCCCAGATGAGTAATATGTCCAACCCAAATAAGTTCGTTAAGTTGATTGGTGGCCGCGATAGGGGCCGAAAATCTAAAACACTGAAG ATGTCAGCTGTGCAGCCTGGTTCTGGAAGTCCATGGTCCTTATTTGAAGACCAG GCTCTTGTTGTCCTTGTGCACGATATGGGCCCAAATTGGGAGCTTGTAAGTGATGCCATCAACAGCACCCTTCAATTTAAG TGTATATTCCGCAAACCCAAAGAATGCAAGGAACGTCATAATATTTTAATGGATAGGAGTACTGGAGATGGGGCTGACAGTGCAGAAGATTCTGGCACTTCTCAGTCATATCCATCTACATTGCCTGGCATTCCAAAG GGTAGTGCCAGGCAGTTGTTTCAACGTTTGCAAGGCCCAATGGAAGAAGACACTATaaagtctcattttgaaaaaattatcatGATTGGGAAGAAGCAGCAATACCGGAAGAGTCAG AATGATAATCTGGAAGCAAAACAGATCGTAGCTGTCCACAATTCGCATGTTCTTGCCCTTTCCCATGTTGTCCCGAATAACCTAAATGGAGTTGTTCTAAC GCCCCTCCAGCTATGTGATGCATTGAACCCAGATGTTCTTTCCCTTGGCTATCAAAGCTCTCATGTTAGTGGTTTACCAATGTCAAATCAAGGTTCTGTGGCATCAGTAATTCCTACCTCTGGAGCAAATTCGACATTACAAGGGTCTTCTGGTGTGGTTGTAGGCAGTCACCTGTCATCCCCATCTGGTCAACAGAATGCATCTACCAG GGACAGTAGATACGGGGTTGCAAGAACATCTTTAACAGTTGATGAGCAGCAGAGAATGCAATACAGTCATATGTTAGGTGGTAGAAGCATGCAGCAGCCGAACTTGTCTGCTTCAGGGGTCCTTCCTGGAGCTGATCGTGGGGTTCGTATGATGCCTGGTGGAAATGGCATGATGTGTGGGATGAATAGAAGCATGCCAATGTCAAGGCCAGGGTTTCAAGGAATGCCGTCAGCAGCGATGCTGCACTCTAGTAGTATGCTTTCTTCTAGTGGGGTTGGCATGCCAAGCTCTGTAAATATGCACTCTGGGGCTGGTTCTGGTCAAGGAAACTCGATGCTGAGACCTCATGAAGCTTTGCATATGATAAGG CCTGGCCATAGTCCAGAGCATCAGAGACCGATGATGGCACCAGATATACAGATGCAAGTTTCTCAAGCGAACAGCCAAGGAAATACTGTTTTAAATGGGTTGAGTTCTACATTCTCTAACCAGACATCCCCTGCAGCAGGTCAGACATATCCAGGCCATCCCCAGCAGCATCAAATGTCTCCACGACAGTCGCATGTTATCAGCAACCCTCATCATCCTCAAGTTCAAGGCTCAAATCATCCTACGGGACCACAGCAACAAGCTTATGCACTCCGCCTTGTGAAAGAGAGGCAAATGCAGCAGCGGTTTCTGCAACAGCAGCATCAGCATCAGCATCAGCATCGTCATCTTGCTACATCTAGTGCTTTGATGCCTCGTCTTCAGCCTCAGCCCCGAGCTCCAATTTCATCTTCTCTACAAAATAGTTCACAGattcaatcacaaactcaaacTCAGCCAGTATCGCTGCCCCCACTTACACCATCTTCACCTATGACTCCCATGACATTGCCACACCAGCAGAAACCAAACATGCCATCTCATGGGTTCAACAGAAATCCTCAGACCGGTGCAAGTGGATTGAATAATCAGACGGGGAAGCAGCGGCAACGACAACCACAGCAGCAGCAGTTTCAACAGTCTGGCAGGCATCACCCTCAACAAAGGCAAAATGTGCAGTCTCAGCAGCAGGCTAAACATTTGAAGGGAATGGGAAGGGGTAATATGCCGGCCCATCAGAACCTTGGCGTTGATTCTTCTCATTTGAACAGTCTTTCTGACGCTTCTGGAAGCCAAGGTGTGGAGAAAGGAGAGCAGATGATGCACTTGATGCAAGGTCAAGGCTTATACTCTGGATCTAGCTTAAGCCCAGTTCAACAGTCTAAACCATTAGTCACTCAATCCTCAAACCATTCTCAGTCTCAGCAAAAACTCTTTTCTGGCCCAACACCCCCTTTATCAAAGCAGGTTCAGCATATGCCTTCTCAGTCTGATTGCAGCTCTCAAAGCCAAGTTCCACCTGTTGGTTCTAGTCAGGCGCTAACAAATGCGCATCAAGTTGTTCCGGCTCCAGTTGTGACTTCCAACCATCAACAGCTACAGGGGCAGCCACAGTTGCACCAAAAGCAGTTTAATCATAGTCAGCCATCGGCTCAAAGAATGCTTCAACAGAGGGTGAATCTGGACCCGTCAAACAAATCTCAAGTTGACCAAGCTCCAGCTGACCAGCAGGCAGTGAACAGTGCTTCCCAGATGGGTGCAAATACAACTGTGGAGATGCCTCGGGCCGATATGGATTCCACTAGTGTAGTACCAGTTGTGCCTTCTGCCGTTGCTCCTCAGTGGAAACCACCTGAGACATTGTATGATTCTGGTATGCTGAATCCTGCTACTCAAGTGGATTCTGTTGGGAGCACGCCTCTCTTAAATTCAGATGGGAATGATCCAATTCCTTCTATCAGCCATGGTTTAGTCCAGAGGCAGTTATCGGGGGGCTTGCCTCATGGGCATAATTCGGGGGCTCAGCGGCAGTTGCATCTGCAACAATCACCAACACCACAACCTCCATCTCAACAACGATACCAACCACAAGAGCAGCAGGAAAATTCCAAACAAGAGCAACAGCAATCACCGCCAGCACATATGCCACTGCAGCAAATGCAACCTTTGCAAGCAGCACAAGGCAGTTTGTATATCAGGCCCACGAATTCTAAGCTGGAATGA